AAGCAATCTTACGGTGGAGCAGGCGAAGGAGATCATTGGTGAGGGGGTGACCTCCTGCCTCAACCCGAGCCACAAGGCTTCGATTGAGGTGATGAAGACCCGCTTCCAGGTGGAAGTGGAGATTCCGCCCAAGGCGCCGAGTGTCTCGCTCGTAAATGGCGACCGACTGGTCGTCATGGGAGTCGCAGGGCTCCCCCGGTTGGAGAACCGGCACGAGTACACCACCGACGAGGTGAACGCCGCGAAATTCAATTTCGCACTGTTCACGGTCTCGGAATAGCCGAGACTGGAAGAAGTTGAAAGATCTTGTAAAACTTTCCTCTACCCGTTGAGTGAACGGGTTGCTTCTCACGATGTGTATCGTGACTGATGAGTCCGAAAGGACGAAAAGCAGAATGATCTTTGATACGAGTTACTCATAGCAATTTGTTACTAATATGTTTGGTGACAGGTTGCTATGAATACTCAAATTATGAAAGCTCACGAAGCAGTGAGTTTGTTGTTCTCAACACACACCTATGTAAAGCATGATGCCTGGTTTCCGACTCTTTTTGGAGGAGATAGGTTGTCATGTTGCGATGAGGCGGTTGTGGTAATGGTGGAAGGTTGCATTGCGGCACTCGCCACAATCGCCCCCGAAGGAGAGATGACTTCCGGTCATCCGACGATTGTTGGTTTGTATACGGTGAGAGCATTTCGCCAGCAAGGTTATGGCAAGATGGTTCTCGAAGCGACAGTTCGCCGCTGTATGGAACGTGGATTTACCAAAGTCCACATTGATGTTCTCACGCCAAAAGCGATGATGACAGTCAATACACTGCAACTTGAACTTAGGAATGTTCTGGAAGTGGTGGATCAGTCGGCGTGCGGCTGTTTTTTGGAATAACATTAACACTACAATTGAGAGGAAAAAATGATCTGGTATGACTGGGAATGGGTGCAGTGGGCGAGGGCAGAGTGGCATTATTTGGAAAGTAAACCCGAAGGGAAATTGGCAAGAAGGGTCCGCTGGAGACTTTTGGTAAGAGCGGCTCGTGCTTATTTGCGGGTTGGGAAGGCTCAAGAGGAAGATTCAACTATCAGGGATGCTTTAAAGTTGGCGCATCTGTGGGTAGAAGAAAATTTCCAAGGAGTTGGGATATGGATTGGGACTGCACAATAACTGCGACTTCGGCACGCGGGGTACGAAGACTACCTGGCAACAGAATCGTCTCAGGAGAATTCATGATTCTCCACTTTATTGAGTCTACGACGTTGTCGCGGATTCAAAGAGTTCTTTAAAATGTTTTTCATAACACTTTGCTACTTACCGATAGGTGTCAGAGTGCTATGAAAAACAAAAAAAATATTGCCGTCGAGCCTTTCGGGCTCGTGCAGGCATCGGGACTTACAACTCAAGCTGTCCTCGAGACGCTTGAGATCGCGGACATGTGGAATTGCCACATTCCCTCACTTCTTGCTACTCCTACGGGAGAAGAGCGAGGGTACATCGGACTGGCGGAAGTAATTTCGTCGGTAGCAATAGTCTCGCTGGAGCAGGAGCTTCAGGAACGGGGATGGGAGTTTGCTTCTCCAAGTCTGTTTCTCTGCGGGAAGGACGAAGCTGGGAAATGGATTCTGCCACAGCTAGGGGATACGTTTACTGTGCTCAATGCACCTAAACACTTTCCTGGTCGGCCGGATTTCTACCCATGGATGCACACTGCACAGGGGGTGCGGGCCTTCGGGCTTACGCCTTTGTCCGACATCTTCACAGATGATGGAGATGTACGGCAGGGAGTCCGTTTCCCCGTCGTCAAGACGGGAAAGTAAAATGCAGAACGCTCCGCGGGGCGCAATTTCAACCGGACGAGTTTTTGCGGAAACTCGTCCACTTTATTGAGTCTACGACGTTGTCGCGGATTCACAGAGTTTTTTTGGAGACTGGTTTCTCACAACGATGTCGTGACAAATTTAGTCGTTACATTGTTGTGAGAAACCACAAAAAAAAGTCCGGAAACGGCCGCGTTCACTTCCACGCGAAGAATAAAGAAGTATTCATCGACTTCTCCTTTAAGAAAGAGGAGGTTACAGTAACCGGCACATTGCCGGTGAAGGTGGTAACGAGTGGGCTCGTCTGTCTTCTCAAAAAGCTGGACAAGTTCATTGACGACGACAATGGAGGTCGTTAAACTCCCACAATTCCGAGGGGAAGTTCCTCGGCGCTTGGTGAGCGGAAACAACTCGAGATGATTCATTTTATCTCGCCGTTTGCGAAGTGTGTACTTTGCCTGATGAGCTCAAAAGAGCGAAAACAAGAGGTCTTTGACAATTGAATAGCGAAGTTTGGAAGACCCTAGTACCGGAAAATAAGAATTTTCGTTACGGGGCATAGCGCGAGGCAAGAAATTTGCTTTGCAATGTTATTCCTCTTCGCCTCACTCATTGATAGCGTAATAAACTTAAAGATTGGTGGGGTAAGAGGGGTTGCATCTCATCTGGTCAGATGATCAGAGTGCGATTCCGAAAACAAAAAAGCACCAAAGAGTGCTGAAAGAAAATTATGAAAAAAAGTTTTTGGTTGTTGTGGGTCACGGTTTCGGCCGTGACACTCCGAGGAGTTTACCTCGGGGTGTCAAAACTCCTCTCGCTTCAAAGCGAGGGATGGGTTGACCTCCGGTCGGAGATGAGTTGGGTCGGTCTGGTGACCGGCCTACAGGTTGCGATATTCGTTGGCCTGATGGTTAGCGGATATCACCTCTCGGTGCGGGAGTCCTCACGGACAGCTCGCTAAGCCAAAGAGGGAAATAACACCAGACGCGAGTTTGGTTGCGACAAAATTCCTCCTTCGCTCTAAAGCTACGGAGGGACAAGCCGGTCGCGTAAATAAAGGTAAAAATTTTGTCCCCGTTTTTCAAAATGGAGAGCCGTGAGGAAGCAGAACCTCCGTCGTGATGACTGTCGATAATAGTCATAAGGTTAGTCGGGAGAAGTTGATTGGTTACGGCTTCTCCACTTTATTGAGTCCATTAAGTGAAAGATCTTGTGGACTCATAGAGTTATATCCGCGTTCTACAGGCGGAACAAGCTGTGGAAAATGGCGCAATAAAGGAGCGCCGGAAAATGAACAGAATTATAAAATTCCTCAGCAGTCTGCTGGGGAGAGAAACAAAGGCAATGGTAACAATCGCCACGGTCTCAGTCACCGAGATGGTGGCTGGAAAAATCAGGAAGGCGGTCGAGGAAATTCTCGACCCCGAGAGGAGGGAGGGTGGACCCTCCAGTTTCGAAATCGACCTCGGAGAGGTCGTCGTACATGCAAGTTACTGCATGTACGGACCCACCATAACCCTTGCGGTGGGTAGAGAAAAAATCAGATTGGTCGACCATGGTTATTGGTCGGCCATGGAGCTGGAAGTCGCAGAGAAGGTTTTGCGACTCCTGACTCCTCGACAGAAGGAGGCTGTCGAGAAAAGGGTCGCCATGGAGGTGGCTCAGAGTGTTCAGTGGAGAAAGGAGGAGGCAGAACGCTTGGTCACTGAAGAAGAAGTGGCCAAGCGGAGGGAGCAGTCCCTTCGGGAGTTTGTCGGTTAGCAGACTGTGGTGGTCTGCCGTTTTCTAGGGATTTCGTAAAAATCTCTAACTTATTCAATCAATAACAGGTGTTGTTGGTTGATAGGTTAAACGGCTTCAAGCAGGTGCCAAACAATACACCAGAAGGAGTAAAGAAATGAAAAAAATGTTTAGTTTTGACGCGGAGACCAACGGCCTTTGGGGCCAGGCTTTCGCGATCGGTGCGCTCGTCTATGACGAGAACGGCATCGAGATAGCGCGGTTCGTCGGTCGTATTGCAGATTCGGAAGTGACCGACAGTTGGGTAAAGGAAAATGTCCTGCCGAAAATTCAGGACATTCCGGTGACCCACGCGACCTACGACGAGCTTCTCGCCTCGTTCGCCGATTTCTACAAGGCGAACAAGGAAGGGGCCGACGTGATCGTTCACATGGGGTTTATCGTAGAGGTGAAAATCCTCCGCGACCTCCATGCCGCCGGACTCATCGGCGACTGGGATGCTCCGTATCCGCTCTACGACGTGAGCGGAAATCTCCAGCAGGCTGGAGAGGACGCGACCTCGGTCGACAAGTACGTCGCGAAGCACGGACTGTCGGTCGGCGAGTTCGCGGGCGGGACGCACAACCCACTCTATGACTCGGCCGTTGCGGCCGTGGTCTATCGCCACCTGCTGACGCGGGTCGCGAGTTAATTATCATAGGAAGTGCGACTTCCTTTCCATTCATGGATAAATCGTCGCAAGGTTATGTGGAGAAGTTGTTTGGTTACGACTTCTCCTCTGTTCTCCGCCTAAGGCGGACTGATGAGTCCTAAAGGACGAAAACAGAAAAAGCATGGAAACTTCTCATCTTCGATAAGTGAATTGTGTATATTCGAGACAAAATTTTGGTCTCATGAATTATTCGTGAGCTGATAGAGATATTTTCATTTTTTTAACCGGTTTTTGGCATAAGGGGGCTGATGCATAAGCCCTCACATGCTGAAAATCGGATGTTCTGGTGAGTAAGCAAACTCAACAACAAAAAAATAAAAAAAATGAAAAAAATCGAAATGAAATGGGGCGGTGGCGACTTCAACATTGTCCTCGACCTTCGGTCGAGAAATGTGCTGGAGTATTCCAGCGAAACGGCGGCGGCGAGTATTCATGCCACTTATGGTGGCAAAAACTACTACCGCTCCTTGTCGGGAGCGAGTGGCGCGGGATGGATTCCTGCTCTACCGTGGGTGCGAATACTCCCGACCTATCGAGTGGACATGACGTCACCCGATTTCGGGCTTCAGCCCGATGCTGACGGCAAGGTTAAACTGCCGACGGTGCTCGGCAAAGCGATCTGGGCTCCGATTGACTATCGGGGCGCAGGGATTCCTCACGACTACCCCTTCCTTGTGGAGGAAGGGGATCGATTTGTGGCGACGGATCGCTACATGTTGGCTGGGTACCTCGCTGGAAAAGTTCCGGAGGTGGAGACCCCGGTATCAATTTCTTTCATCCGGAGCACGACTTCAGATATGGAAACGAAAAAGTGGACAGTTCTCCATGCAAATGGGGACCGTTTCACTTTCCAGAACCTTCGCCGAGCTCTGGAGGGCAGGTTCATTCATGATCTTGCCTTTGAGTGGCCGACGAGTAGTGACGGTGGGTATAACACCACCTTGAACTTTTGGAAGCGCCTCGGGCTCCACCTTGTCTCCGGTGCGATATACAAAATTTCTGGGCGTATCGCGCGTAAGCGTTACACTCGGGAGGAGCTCTCAACGGTTGAGACACTTCAGGTAGCTGTTCCGGCCAATGTGACCGTTCTCACTCCAACCTGCTATTTGCAGGAGAAGTTGGAGGGGCAGTTCGACGCTGTCGGACTTTTTGAGTTTGAGGGTGTCACTGAAGATTTCGAGATCACCCTTGAGTTGCCCGAAGCGGTTCGGGCGATGCAAGGGCAGTTCGAAGAAATCGTCGGGCGTCTCCGCGAAGGCGCGGAGAACAAAATTCGGCAAGCAGCCGAATTTCGGCGGGAGCAGGAAAAACACACCGCTGACCTGCTTGAGCGGGACCAACAGTTCAAGCGACTCTGCGAAGAACATGCTGAATTGGCTGTTACTGTTCAGGACAGCACGGATGCGGGCAATTGCATACCAGGAACGGAGGATTTCCGTCAGAGGTCATTCCCAAGTCGGGACAGCGTCACTGTCGGGGAGTTGGTCAGGTTTGTGGCAGTGCCCGGCGTCCGCCGTGTACTTGAGCACAAACTTCAGCCGTTCATTGCGGTTGCAGCGTAAGTTTTTTCAAGGTTTCTCATTTTAATCCTGTCGCGAGTGCGACAAAAAATGATGGGTTCCCGATATGGTGTCGGCGTGTCGAAAGACAAATTGGAGGATACGAAAATTCCTCCTACTTTTTGAGCCCACAGATTGAAAGATTGTTTGCGGGTTCATTGGTAGAAACGATTTTCAGAAGAATAGGAAATCTATGATACGAATAAAATGTCTCGGCGGAGCATACAACGGGCAAGTGAGAACTCCGCCTGCAGATATGAAGCCAGTTCTCTTGCTCTTTGAGATGGTTGATCAGGGTTTTGGCTGGCAGATTGATTTCTCTGGCGCAGATCGTGAAGAAACGATTCAATGGGGCGGGGCGGACTTGATGGCGAGGGCATATCGAGCTGTTAAAAACGGGCGTGTCGCAACTTTTCTCGGGGTGGAGTACAAAACCGTGGAAGAGCTACAGGCGTTTGAGGACGCGATCGTTGACTCGGGATATTACGTAAAGGTAAATCGAGATGACGATGAGGGGCTGGAGGTGCTAATCATCCAGCCAGAGTAGTTCTTTACCGCCGCAGCGGATAATTTCAACCGGACGAGTTTTTGCGGAAACTCGTCCACTTTATTGAGTTTACAATATTTGAAAATTGTGCATTCATTGAGTCAGATTTACAAAATTATTTATAGTCCCCGAGGGGCTATCGGTCAGACGACGGAACCCCAAGTAGTGGAGTAAAATTTACTACGAGGCATGTTGCGCAAGCAAGAAAGCAGTGTGAGCGTTATAACCCTAATTCTTTAAAAAGACTAGGCAAAAAAACTCTCTCCTCTAGCACCGCTTTCAGGTTTGTGCACATTCTGTCGCCATGGCCCGTAGCCCCGCGGGGATTTTTTCGTGCATACTTTTAATGTCAAATAGTTATACACATATATGCTTGACTTTCCGACATATCCACGATACACTTAAGGTATGTTTAATAAATATGTTGATTTTATCAGTTCTCTAAGAAAAGAGCGGGGTTTTTCGCAACTTGAAATAGCTGGGAAACTTAATATTTCACGTTCCTCATACATCGCCTTTGAACAGGGACGACGTGAACTTACACTCGCTGAAGCTAGCGAGCTGGGGAAGATTTTCGACATCTCTCTTGAAGAAATAAAAATGGGGACGCTGGCTAGTCCCACAGTTATTATTGAAAAAAAGCGCAAATCTAAAAAACATACTGTTATGACAGATAAAATTTGGGAGCGCGTATCTGTGCCCCAAGAAAAGGCGGAGAAATTTAAGCAAGCGCTTCTCTACATACTTTCTAAAATTGGGGGCAAGCCGAATATCGGACAGACGGTATTATATAAGATTCTCTATTTCATCGACTTTGATTATTATGAAAAGTACGAGGAACAGTTAATCGGAGCTCGATATATACGAAATACCCATGGTCCGACACCTGTGGCGTTTTCAAAGATTGTTTTTCTTCTTGAGAAAGAGGGAAAGCTTGAGACAGTGAAAAGCAAATTTTATAAATATGAGCAGACTAAATACTTAGTCAATCCAGACGAAGCATTAAATCTATCAAAACTGTCCGGTCAAGAAATAGCCCACATCGATTGGGAAATTAATCGTTTTTCGGATTTTACTGCCAAGCAAATTTCGGCACTGTCGCACAAAGATACTCCGTGGCTTATTGCCAAGGAAAAAGAACAACTTGATTATGAGTACGTTTTTTACCGACCGGAAGAAACATCAGTACGAGAATATGAGCCACTTTAATCAATTACCAGAATTTGAAAAAGAATTCGGAAAGCTTTGGAAGAAATATCGGAGCTTAATTGAAGATATCAAAAAATTTGAAAGACTTATACTCGCAAACTCAACAGGTCTGGGCGTGAATTTTATTACTATCCACTATTCTCCAAAAGTAAAAATAGTAAAGGCACGCCTTGCATGTAAAAGTTTACGAGACCGGTCAATACGGGTTATTTATGCGTACCATAATGAGACAATCACTTTTGTTTACATCGAAATCTATTTTAAAGGAGATAAAGAAAATGAAGATCAAGAAAGAATTAAGCGGTATCTGAAAACTGTCGAATAAAGAGGTGTCTGGGACAAATTTTTATGGTACATTAGTATAATATGAAACGATATAAAATATTTTTGGTTGTGGTTTTTGTCGTTTTTTGGATATGGGCGGCGATTCTACCCACATATCGGCATGATTGGCTTTTGGAAAATTATCTCGTGTTTATTTTTGTTCCCCTCATTTTTATTTTAGGTAAATATTTCAAGCTGTCGAACGTTTCATACACGCTTATCACCATTTTCATGGTGTTGCATGTGGTTGGTTCGCACTATACCTACGCCGAGGTGCCGTTTGGTTACACGATTGAGCACTGGTTTGGCGCGGATAGAAACATGTATGACCGCTTGGTGCATTTTAGTTTCGGTTTTCTTTTGGCGTACCCCGCGCGAGAAGTTTTTATGCGACTCTCAAACGCAAAAGGGTTTTGGTCATACTATTTTCCGCTCGACTTGGTGGGGGCGTCGTCGGCGCTTTATGAAATAATCGAGTGGCTCACGGCGCGCAATGTTGACCCCGCGGCGGGACTCGCATTTTTGGGAAGCCAGGGCGATGTTTGGGACGCGCAGAAAGATATGCTCATGGCCATTGCGGGGGTCTCCATTGCCATGCTCATTATTTTCATCATCAACTCAATTTACAATAAGCATCACTGGCAGGAATTTAAGGACAGCTTCAAAATTCCAAAAGGTGATCGCCCTCTTGGTGAAGAAAAATTGAAGGAGTATCTCCATTCTTGAAAAGAAAACTGAAAAAAGGAGCCATTTGACAATTACTTGACAATTCAATACAGGTTGGTTTACAATTACTTGACAATGTTAACAAAAGCTAAAATACTCGAAATTGCAAGGAAAAAGGGCAAAATATTCACTAGGGATATTGCTAAGGAATTTGAAGTTTCGAGGCAATATGCGAGCATTTTGTGTACCGAACTGGTAACTGAAAGGAAGCTCATAAAAATCGGCTCCACAAGAAATGCTTTGTACGTACTTCCTGAATATGCGAAAAATCATAAAGAAATTTTACCTGCACGTTTTAAGAAAACGTTTACCAATGTTTCACTCGAAGAGCACACTGTTCTCGAAGAAATAGAGCACGCTTTCGTGCTTCTTAAAAAACTTCCCGAAAATGTGAGAAGTATTTTCACCTATGCTTTTTCAGAAATGGTAAACAACGCAATAGAACATTCCGGGTCCAAGAAAATAAGCATTGAGCTTGCCATACAAGATAAAATTTTGGAGTTAATAATAGATGATTCCGGAATAGGAGTTTTCCGGAATATTATGCAGAAAAGAAAATTAAAATCAGAGCTGGAGGCAATCCAGGATTTGCTTAAGGGAAAAACAACCACTATGCCCAAATCTCATTCTGGGGAGGGGATTTTCTTCACTTCAAAAGTGGGTGAACAGTTTATATTAGACAGTTTCGGCCGAGAACTTATTGTAGACAATAAAATATCAGATGTTTTCATTAAGGAAGCTCAGAAACTTAAAAAAGGAACGAGAGTTATTTTCACACTTAATACTGAGTCAGAGCTACATCTTAACGATATTTTTAGGAAGTACACAAATTTGGGAGAGGAGAGCGACTACGGCTTTGATAAAACAGAAGTGCGCATAAAGCTCTATACGATTGCGGGTGTACATATTTCTCGTTCCCAAGCACGTCGAGTCCTATCAGGATTGGAAAAGTTTAAAATTATTGTTTTTGACTTTGACAAAGTGCCACTTGTCGGACAAGCCTTTGCTGACGAAGTTTTTAGAGTATTTCATCACACGCATCCCAAAATTGAACTCCAAGAAGTACATATGAACGAAGGAGTTAGGTTTATGGTTGAGAGAGCAAAAAATGAAGCTAAGGCCCGATCATAAATATATTCCGTCTCTGATGTTTTTTAGAAATATTTGAAATATTTCCTACTCTTTTTTAGATAGAGGTTCAACCTTTTTGAGATTTAAGGTCGAACCTTGGGGGGTTAATCAGCCTGTCTGATTTTCACTGAAAAATCGGGGTCGTTCGCGTATTTTTCCGCGCGGTCGTTTATAAAATACCGCGCTCGCGCATCTTCGAAAGAAAGCTTGGTGTCGATGAGGCCGAGATCGTACGCGAGCTTGTCGGAGTTCGCCGGAAGCAGAATCCTAAGGTTAAAAAGGGGCACTTTGTTCGGAGTAATTTTATCGACGTGCTGCACGATATTGGTGGTGCAGGTGTTGGTGATGGTATTGTAAAATTCGGGGTGGTCTTTGAGCGCGTTTGTCCGCTCCATCATGTCGAGAAATAAGGCGCGGGCTTTTTCCACCGTGGTTTTAATGGGGTAGACGTAGACCAAATCCTTGCGGTAATTTGAGCGTAGCTTCACGACATCACGCTCGTCTGCGATGACATACATGAGTTCGTACTGATTGAAGAGACCTTTGACTGGGTCGTATGATTCGCCTTTTTCTTTGCGGATTTCTACAGAAATGGAAACAAACTGGTCACCCTCAAATTCGAAACTCAAGAATGTGTGAGCCGACCCGGGAATTCCGGAAAACGGCTCGACGACGTACCAAACTTTCTTTAGGGTGCTGATGTCAAATGTTTTGTCGTAATAATGAGGCGTGTAGCTTGTAGTGGAGGCGTAGGTGAAATTGCGTATGTTGTGGATGGAAACAATATTCCCATTTATTTCAGCGAAGGCAAGAATTTTTTGGTCGTCGTTCCACTCTCTGTCATTGGACGCCTTCGTCGTGAAGTGAGTAATGGCGAGTGCGAATGCCACCCCAACAACTGCAAAGACAATGAGGTAGAGAATGAGTCGCTTTAGCCACTTTTTGATTTTTCTCATTTTATTATTCTACTTATTTCGTAAATCTTTATCCAGTCTTTTGGCTTCTGCCCAAGCGAGTTCGTAGATTTTTTTCATTGCGTCGGCAATCTCGGCGCTTTCGATTATGACGCCGAGCTTCTCGCGCCATGAGGCGATCATTATTTTATTGTCGTAGATGTTTATCTCTGGGGAAAAATAGTATTTGTCAGCCGGAACGAATGCGATTTCACGTTTTTCTTCCTCATCGTGTGAGGCACGCTCCTCTCCTGTCGGAGTTTTTGGAACAATTGCTCGAATTTTGATGTTTTTTTCTGCACGCCGTTTGTAGTACTCGGGAAAATAATTTGCGAGTCCTTTGTGCATGTCGTCTACGTTGGCATATGCGCGAATCGGCTCTTCAGAAGCCAAAGTGTCCTCGTACACGTGCTTGAGTCCCTCTTTTCCTTCATAGAATTTTATTTTTGGCCGATTTTGAGTTGCTTCCACGCGTCGAAGTTGTGGCACAAGCTCTTCGGCCTTTTTGATTTGTTCCTCGGTATCCTGAAGCCGGTCTTTCAGGAATCGCAAAATAGCATCTGGAGGCTCAACTGCGTATTCCTGCTTCGGCTCTTTCCCTGAAACATTCACTAACAATTTATTTGAAAGGGAATCGAGAATGTCGTAGCCCGTTGTTCTGTTTATTCCAGCTTTTCGAGAGATTTGTGTGACGGTGCCTTTACCGAGTTCAAGGAGTGCAACGTAAACGATGGTTTCTTTTTCGCTCAAGCCGAATGTTCGAAGGGTAATTTTTAATTGTGCGTTTTCATCCTTCATAACGAAAGTATATACCCAAATCGTATTTGTGTCAATAAGTTTCCACAAAAATATGTTGATACACAATAATATATTGAGAAATATGGCTATTTACAAAAGCAGATTGACGATAAAGATTGACAATGATGGAATAAAATGTTATCCTTTTGACAGAAGAGTGATGGTGGTTCTTTGAAAAAATATGTGTAAGCACTCGATGGGTGAAGGGTGGGTGTACTCTAGAGCCCACCATCCACCTATCGAGTGAGGCATAAAGCCGATTCCGCAATTGCGGGATTATGAAGAGCAGAACTGCTTCTCTACACAAGATGGTTGGAAACAACCTATGACCAATATTTTTCCCAACGTGCCTGCTACACTTCCTGCAAAGAGCGAACTTCCTAACGGAACTTCGCGAATGATCTGGAAATGGAGTTTCCCCGAAGGCTGTCTTCATGGGACTGTAACAATTAAAGGGGTGAAGTATAAAAAACTTCTCACTCTCGACCTGAACATTCCGGAAGCAGGGTTTGCGCAAATGGTAAACAGCGCCCCCCTCGGAGAAGCCGAGAAGATCTTCACGCTGAACTATCCATGTCCACACAAA
The sequence above is drawn from the Candidatus Taylorbacteria bacterium genome and encodes:
- a CDS encoding helix-turn-helix domain-containing protein — translated: MKDENAQLKITLRTFGLSEKETIVYVALLELGKGTVTQISRKAGINRTTGYDILDSLSNKLLVNVSGKEPKQEYAVEPPDAILRFLKDRLQDTEEQIKKAEELVPQLRRVEATQNRPKIKFYEGKEGLKHVYEDTLASEEPIRAYANVDDMHKGLANYFPEYYKRRAEKNIKIRAIVPKTPTGEERASHDEEEKREIAFVPADKYYFSPEINIYDNKIMIASWREKLGVIIESAEIADAMKKIYELAWAEAKRLDKDLRNK
- a CDS encoding type II toxin-antitoxin system antitoxin SocA domain-containing protein, producing MFNKYVDFISSLRKERGFSQLEIAGKLNISRSSYIAFEQGRRELTLAEASELGKIFDISLEEIKMGTLASPTVIIEKKRKSKKHTVMTDKIWERVSVPQEKAEKFKQALLYILSKIGGKPNIGQTVLYKILYFIDFDYYEKYEEQLIGARYIRNTHGPTPVAFSKIVFLLEKEGKLETVKSKFYKYEQTKYLVNPDEALNLSKLSGQEIAHIDWEINRFSDFTAKQISALSHKDTPWLIAKEKEQLDYEYVFYRPEETSVREYEPL
- a CDS encoding GNAT family N-acetyltransferase, giving the protein MKAHEAVSLLFSTHTYVKHDAWFPTLFGGDRLSCCDEAVVVMVEGCIAALATIAPEGEMTSGHPTIVGLYTVRAFRQQGYGKMVLEATVRRCMERGFTKVHIDVLTPKAMMTVNTLQLELRNVLEVVDQSACGCFLE
- a CDS encoding DUF4325 domain-containing protein, giving the protein MLTKAKILEIARKKGKIFTRDIAKEFEVSRQYASILCTELVTERKLIKIGSTRNALYVLPEYAKNHKEILPARFKKTFTNVSLEEHTVLEEIEHAFVLLKKLPENVRSIFTYAFSEMVNNAIEHSGSKKISIELAIQDKILELIIDDSGIGVFRNIMQKRKLKSELEAIQDLLKGKTTTMPKSHSGEGIFFTSKVGEQFILDSFGRELIVDNKISDVFIKEAQKLKKGTRVIFTLNTESELHLNDIFRKYTNLGEESDYGFDKTEVRIKLYTIAGVHISRSQARRVLSGLEKFKIIVFDFDKVPLVGQAFADEVFRVFHHTHPKIELQEVHMNEGVRFMVERAKNEAKARS
- a CDS encoding DUF2238 domain-containing protein, with protein sequence MKRYKIFLVVVFVVFWIWAAILPTYRHDWLLENYLVFIFVPLIFILGKYFKLSNVSYTLITIFMVLHVVGSHYTYAEVPFGYTIEHWFGADRNMYDRLVHFSFGFLLAYPAREVFMRLSNAKGFWSYYFPLDLVGASSALYEIIEWLTARNVDPAAGLAFLGSQGDVWDAQKDMLMAIAGVSIAMLIIFIINSIYNKHHWQEFKDSFKIPKGDRPLGEEKLKEYLHS
- a CDS encoding DUF4105 domain-containing protein, with the protein product MRKIKKWLKRLILYLIVFAVVGVAFALAITHFTTKASNDREWNDDQKILAFAEINGNIVSIHNIRNFTYASTTSYTPHYYDKTFDISTLKKVWYVVEPFSGIPGSAHTFLSFEFEGDQFVSISVEIRKEKGESYDPVKGLFNQYELMYVIADERDVVKLRSNYRKDLVYVYPIKTTVEKARALFLDMMERTNALKDHPEFYNTITNTCTTNIVQHVDKITPNKVPLFNLRILLPANSDKLAYDLGLIDTKLSFEDARARYFINDRAEKYANDPDFSVKIRQAD